In Vitis vinifera cultivar Pinot Noir 40024 chromosome 11, ASM3070453v1, a genomic segment contains:
- the LOC100259877 gene encoding AP2-like ethylene-responsive transcription factor AIL5, with product MASNHNWLAFSLSNNSLPSDSSQLCLFEALSASTHHNGGVDREQGFPDRGGSDLIGGPKLEDFLGGGGGGGGAGAGLDQFSAKTPAGLSDAEIYESELKTIAASFLRGFSSEQSEAQKQLALTPEPSPKKSVDTFGQRTSIYRGVTRHRWTGRYEAHLWDNSCRREGQSRKGRQVYLGGYDKEEKAARAYDLAALKYWGPTTTTNFPVSNYEKELENMKNMTRQEFVASLRRKSSGFSRGASIYRGVTRHHQHGRWQARIGRVAGNKDLYLGTFSTQEEAAEAYDIAAIKFRGLNAVTNFDMSRYDVKSIANSNLPIGGAITTGKPKTSPSDSASDSGSRRSEEQVQVLSGPSNTLIFSKPLKQDHHQSVDYWSVLGYQASTLNSVVKNPILESSFPFQTSSNLTMDFSTASAGFLCNGGGYIQQQQSNSSSSTASSSNSIPYATPVNGLNSSTSYEVSGYNSWAAATAAAAAAAAAPSLHSFQAAKPSLSVFQTPIFGME from the exons ATGGCTTCTAATCACAATTGGCTCGCCTTCTCTCTCTCCAACAACTCTCTCCCTTCCGACTCCTCCCAACTCTGCCTTTTCGAAGCCCTCTCCGCCTCAACCCATCACA aTGGGGGTGTTGATAGAGAGCAGGGTTTTCCGGATCGTGGTGGCAGTGACCTCATCGGCGGCCCCAAGCTGGAGGACTTCCtcggtggaggtggaggtggaggtggagcgGGTGCAGGTCTCGATCAGTTCTCGGCTAAAACTCCGGCGGGTTTGTCTGATGCTGAGATATACGAGTCCGAGCTGAAGACCATAGCTGCGAGCTTCTTACGTGGGTTTTCTTCAGAGCAAAGCGAGGCTCAGAAGCAGCTGGCGCTGACGCCGGAGCCGTCGCCGAAGAAGTCCGTCGACACCTTCGGCCAACGGACCTCCATTTACAGAGGAGTTACACG aCATAGATGGACAGGGAGATATGAAGCCCATCTCTGGGACAACAGCTGCAGAAGAGAAGGACAGAGCCGGAAGGGACGACAAG TTTATTTGG GTGGGTATGATAAGGAAGAGAAGGCAGCTAGAGCTTATGATCTCGCCGCTCTTAAGTACTGGGGTCCGACCACCACCACTAACTTCCCT gttTCTAACTATGAGAAAGAACTTGAGAATATGAAGAACATGACTAGGCAAGAGTTTGTTGCTTCACTCAGAAG gAAAAGCTCTGGATTCTCGAGAGGAGCCTCTATTTACAGAGGAGTCACCAG ACACCATCAGCATGGGAGATGGCAAGCCAGAATAGGAAGAGTTGCTGGGAACAAAGATCTCTATCTTGGAACATTCA GCACTCAAGAAGAAGCAGCCGAAGCCTATGACATTGCTGCAATCAAATTCAGAGGCCTAAATGCAGTAACCAACTTCGACATGAGCCGATACGATGTCAAAAGCATTGCCAACAGCAATCTCCCCATCGGAGGAGCAATAACCACTGGCAAACCAAAAACATCTCCCTCTGATTCTGCTTCCGATAGTGGAAGTCGCCGGTCTGAGGAGCAGGTTCAGGTTCTCTCTGGCCCATCAAATACACTCATTTTTTCCAAACCCCTCAAGCAAGATCACCATCAATCGGTTGATTACTGGTCCGTACTGGGGTACCAGGCCTCCACATTGAACAGTGTTGTGAAGAACCCCATATTGGAATCCTCCTTTCCATTTCAGACTTCTAGCAACTTGACCATGGATTTCTCCACAGCTTCTGCAGGCTTCCTCTGCAATGGTGGTGGGTACATTCAACAACAACAGAGCAACAGTAGTAGCAGCACTGCTTCAAGTTCAAACTCAATCCCATATGCAACACCCGTTAATGGTTTAAACAGCAGTACTAGCTATGAGGTCTCTGGGTACAACAGCTGGGCTGCTGCGACTGCTGccgctgctgctgctgctgctgcacCATCTCTTCATTCATTCCAAGCTGCAAAGCCCAGTCTCTCAGTGTTCCAAACCCCGATATTTGGCATGGAATGA